Proteins encoded within one genomic window of Citricoccus muralis:
- a CDS encoding SpaA isopeptide-forming pilin-related protein, protein MRQITPEGQISDLGSWTANPPQGINGLAIGADGATMYAHGRAGNAAQNVSSILEYRRDTGVWRTVPNTSFTTGANRSLVAGAVNLANGRYLFGAYHQTPSGGGNQGQLWFYVYEYNPATETTRTVGYINTGLPGNTTANGDIAFDANGNLYVVRSGTTTSIYSVTAAELARGTGSNNQLQHSATESRSGILSNVNGIAFDADGLVYLGNGTTVRKYNPTTWQQVGGNVTTSLSNSTDLANCNSPANLTVKKNVDSRVQSTDQFSLNVHSGATLVSTATTTGTANGIQPIQVGPVPVVAGQTYRISETAAGTTQLSSYGASYVCREGERVIASGEGISGTVQIPALVGGQPGASVECIFTNTPLEAEVSVQKIVQDASGENPQPASGWTVNAAPQSGATRAPNNQQQTAGSEGRADWKLQFTSSSAVNLTVSETMQDDYEFVSATCEVVDAAGAERTVTLSSESGTVSGVRPGDSVDCTFVNKLKSSFLTLVKEIQEPIFDPDADASQWELSAQGANAALAGITDSAAVTKVQVPHGSYTLSEELRSDLSAKSAGYQQADLTCVDVSDPDGTDLEIRDDSVAVGIGSDIVCTFVNETLPGSISWAKVAEGSGEPLNGSEWTMVGPSHPDGFDVTGNEDGEFSVENLIWGNYTVTETRAPVGYVRDAEFTAEVGPASLHHEAGDIVNPQQDPLIIPLTGGFGSHLYWIGGGILAFLALAIAFWKFRRGAAHTG, encoded by the coding sequence GTGCGTCAGATCACTCCTGAAGGCCAAATATCGGATCTTGGTAGTTGGACGGCGAACCCGCCCCAGGGTATTAACGGGCTTGCTATCGGCGCCGATGGTGCGACCATGTATGCTCACGGCCGTGCGGGGAATGCAGCTCAGAACGTTTCCTCGATTCTGGAGTACCGACGAGACACTGGCGTATGGCGGACGGTACCGAATACGAGCTTCACCACGGGAGCAAACAGGAGTCTCGTGGCGGGGGCGGTAAACCTGGCTAACGGCCGCTATCTCTTCGGTGCCTATCATCAGACACCCTCCGGCGGAGGGAACCAGGGTCAACTCTGGTTCTACGTATACGAGTACAACCCGGCTACGGAAACGACGCGGACGGTCGGCTACATCAATACTGGTTTGCCCGGCAACACGACTGCGAATGGTGACATTGCTTTCGATGCCAACGGAAACCTCTACGTCGTTCGAAGCGGAACGACTACGAGTATCTACAGCGTGACCGCCGCAGAGCTTGCGCGTGGCACCGGCTCGAATAATCAGCTACAGCACTCCGCCACTGAATCGCGCAGTGGGATCTTGTCGAACGTCAATGGCATCGCCTTCGACGCCGATGGATTGGTTTATCTGGGTAACGGCACCACGGTCCGGAAGTACAACCCGACGACCTGGCAGCAGGTGGGAGGCAACGTGACGACCTCACTGAGCAACAGTACCGACTTGGCCAACTGTAATTCGCCCGCCAACCTCACCGTCAAGAAGAATGTCGACTCGCGTGTCCAAAGCACAGACCAGTTTTCGTTGAATGTCCACAGTGGCGCCACGCTCGTGTCAACAGCGACGACCACCGGAACTGCTAACGGAATTCAGCCTATCCAGGTGGGGCCTGTTCCCGTCGTCGCGGGTCAAACCTACCGAATCTCCGAGACCGCAGCGGGGACCACTCAGTTATCTTCCTATGGCGCTTCATACGTTTGTCGCGAAGGCGAGCGTGTCATAGCCAGCGGCGAGGGGATCAGCGGAACCGTGCAGATCCCTGCCCTGGTGGGCGGACAACCCGGAGCTTCTGTCGAGTGCATCTTCACCAATACTCCGCTCGAGGCTGAGGTGAGCGTGCAGAAAATCGTGCAAGACGCGTCCGGCGAGAACCCACAACCTGCCAGTGGCTGGACCGTCAACGCAGCGCCGCAGAGCGGTGCCACTCGTGCGCCGAACAACCAGCAGCAAACGGCTGGTTCCGAAGGGCGCGCCGACTGGAAACTGCAGTTCACCAGTTCGTCCGCGGTGAATCTCACCGTGTCAGAGACCATGCAAGACGACTACGAATTCGTCTCTGCTACTTGTGAAGTGGTGGACGCAGCCGGTGCTGAGCGAACCGTCACATTGTCCTCGGAGTCGGGAACAGTTTCCGGCGTTCGCCCCGGCGACAGCGTCGACTGCACCTTCGTGAACAAGCTGAAATCCTCGTTCCTCACCTTGGTGAAGGAGATCCAGGAACCGATCTTTGACCCGGATGCGGACGCGTCGCAGTGGGAGCTCTCCGCGCAGGGCGCGAACGCAGCTCTGGCCGGCATCACGGACAGTGCCGCCGTGACGAAGGTTCAGGTCCCCCACGGCTCCTACACCTTATCGGAGGAACTGCGGTCCGATCTTTCGGCAAAGTCGGCCGGGTACCAGCAGGCTGACCTCACTTGTGTAGATGTCTCGGACCCCGATGGCACTGACCTTGAGATCAGGGATGACTCGGTCGCTGTCGGGATCGGCAGCGATATCGTGTGCACCTTCGTGAACGAAACCCTTCCGGGATCCATCTCTTGGGCGAAAGTTGCCGAAGGTTCGGGCGAGCCGCTGAACGGCTCCGAATGGACCATGGTTGGGCCCTCCCATCCCGATGGCTTTGACGTGACTGGCAACGAAGACGGCGAATTCTCGGTAGAGAACCTGATTTGGGGCAACTACACGGTCACCGAAACACGTGCGCCCGTCGGCTACGTGCGCGACGCAGAGTTCACCGCCGAGGTCGGTCCTGCCAGCCTGCATCACGAGGCAGGCGACATCGTCAACCCGCAGCAAGACCCGCTGATCATTCCGCTCACGGGCGGATTCGGCTCGCACCTGTACTGGATCGGTGGGGGAATCCTCGCCTTCCTTGCCCTGGCGATCGCCTTCTGGAAATTCCGGAGAGGAGCCGCCCACACCGGATGA